The DNA window CCGAGTTCGGCGTCTCCGGGCTCCTGTTCAACAACAACCTCACGATGTTCGACCGTCGCGACGACGAGTCGCTCTGGCCCCAGATGAATCGAGAAGCGAACTGCGGGGCCAGCGTGGGCACCGACCTGGAGATGCTCCCCGTCATGGAGATGACCTGGGGGAAATGGAAGGAGCTCCACCCGGACACGAAAGTCATTTCCTCGGAGACGGGATTCTCCCGCAACTACACGACCTCGGGGTATCCGTACGGCGATCCCGATCCGGAGTCGTCGTACGAGCGCCCGAACAACGACAATCTGCTCTTCGACATGCCGATTGACGACCGCCGCCCGCCCAAGGAACGAGTGCTCGGCATTCCGAACGGCGACGGGGGACTGGCCGTGCCCTTCGGCGAGCTCGACGATGGCTCCGAGGCCCGGGCCGTCGAGGTAACGGTCGGCGGAACGGACATGGTGGTCCTCTGGCGGGCCGACGCCGAGGGGGCAATGGCCTACCATCCCCGAACGCAAAGCGGCCAGTCGCTCTCACTTACCGTCGAGAATGGCCGCTTCGTAGACGGCAGCGGGCGCACGTGGACGCTCGACGGCCGCGCCCAGAACGGGTCTGCCCGACTTGAGCCGGTACAGACCGCATATGTGTCGTTCTGGTTCGCCTGGGCGGCCGATTCCTTCCAGCCCGAAACGCGCATCTGGGACGGAAGCGAATGACCATGATCCGTCAGAGTGTCGTTGGTACCGCCGTTCTGCTTTTGCTCCTGACGGCAACCCCCAGTCACGGCCAGTGGGTCGAGGCCCCGGGCACGGGATGGGTCCAGCTTCAGGTTGCGCACCAGCGCACGCAGGAGGGCTTCAGCAAGGACGGGACGGTCGTGCCCCTAGACGAACTCGACCCGGACGCCGAGTCCATCACCACAACGGCCCGCCTTACGGGGGCGCTCGGGCTCTTCCGCGGGCTCGATGCGTGGGTCGACCTGCCCCTCCACCGCCAGGCATTCAACGGCTCGGGGTCGGACCTGCTGACCACGGGGCTGGGGGATCCGCGCGTCTTTCTTCGGGCCGGGCCCTCTCTGCTGGGCATCCCCGAATTGCCGGTCGCCGTCGCGCTCCGCGGGGGCGTAAAGTTGACGACGGGCACCTTCGAGAACGACGCCGAGACGATCTCCCTCTCGCAGGGGCAGCGCGACTGGAGTCTTCTGCTGGAGGCGGGGACGAGCCTCCATCCGGTGCCGATATACGTATCGGGGTGGGCGGGGCACCGGTGGCGCGAGGAGAACGAGCAGATCGCGCGCGACCCCGGAAACGAATGGGTGTTCAACACGGCCGTGGGCGGGTCCCTCGGCCGCTTCGAGTGGAAGGTGGCCGTCGACGGGCTGTTCGGACGGCCCTCCATCGACACCCGTACGGGGTTCGAGTTTGCCGCCCGCGAACTGGTGCAGGTGATCCCGACAGTGGGGTGGAGCGTGGGGCCGGGGGCCGTGCAGCTTGGGGCCCGCCTCCCGGTCCACGGCCAGTCGACCCGCTCGGACCGCCTCCCCGCAAGCCCGACGGTTACCCTCGGGTATTTTCTGTCGTGGGACGACCCGCTTTGGAAATGACGACTGCGGGAGCGCTTCCATCCTAGACGGGCGTCCGGCGGGTGTTACGATTGACTGAAGAGCCCCCTGTACGCGGCTGAAAACTTGGAGCCGTCGCGGTCGCCCTGTACCTTAGAGGCGGTCTCACAGTCTATTCACATTCCCCGATCCATCATGCCCCGCTGGGACGACCTTGACCTGGAGACGGAGGGCACCGGCATCTCCAAGCCCCTGAGCCGCCAGGTCAACCTGGTGGGCAGCATGCTCGGGCACATCGCGGAAGAGCAGAGTGGGGAAGCCCTCTTCGAGCACGTCGAGGGGCTGCGCGCGCTCTGCAAGGCGGCGGAGCAGGAGGACGCGCCGGAAAAGCGGGAGGAGGCCGCGGAGCGGATTGCAGCGCTCGACCAGGACACGCTGGAGCGGCTGCTGCACGTGTACACCACCTTTTTCCACCTCGTCAACCAGGCGGAGCAGCAGGAGATCATCCGCATCAACCGCGAGCGGGCCCGCCAGTCCGGCCCGTCGGAGTGGCCGCTGGGGCCGGGGGACGGCCCCGGGGCCGACGGGGCGGAGCCGCGCCCGCAGTCGATCGACGCGGCGGTGGCGGACCTGAAGGCGGAGGGCTACACGGCCGACGAGGTGGTGGCCTTCTTCCGGCAGCTCGACATTCAGCCCACCCTCACGGCCCACCCCACGGAGGCGCGCCGCCGTTCGGTGCTGCGCAAGGAGCAGCACATCGCCGACCTACTCTCGACCCTGCGCCGCCCGGACGCCACGCCCGACGAGCGCGCCGAGACGCTGGACCGCCTCTACAGCCAGGTGGCCTTCCTCCTGGGGACCGATGAGGTGCGGGCCGAGCGCCCCACGGTGCGGGAGGAGGTGGAGCAGGGCCACTACTTCCTGCACGGATCCATCTGGGACACCATTCCTGCGATCCACCGCGACGTGCAGCAGGCCCTGCGCCGCCACTACGACGCCACGGCCGAGCTGCCGGCCTTCCTGCAGTACCGCTCCTGGATCGGCAGCGACCGGGACGGCAACCCCAACGTGACGGCCGACGTCACGCGCTGGACCGTCGCCCGCCAGCGCCGCACCACGCTGGAGCACTACCTCGACGAGATCGACGAGCTGCGCGACGACCTGAGCATCTCCACGCGCCAGCTCACCGTCTCGGACGCCCTGGAGGCCTCCCTGGAGGCGGACGCCGAGGAGATCGCTCTGCCCGACGACGTGCGGCGCCAGTACCAGCGCGAGCCGTACCGTCTCAAGCTCTGCTACATTGAGGAACGCCTCCGCGGCCTGCTCGACCGGATCGACGCGACCGACGTGGCGGCGATGGCGGGCGCCTACGCCGCCGACGACCTGCTCGCCGACCTCGACCTCATCGCCGAAAGCCTCCAGGGGCACGGCTTCGAGGACGCGGCGCAGAGCGGGCAGCTCCACCGCCTCCGCTCGCTGGTCAAGACGTTCGGGTTCCACCTTGCCGCCCTCGACGTGCGCCAGCACAGCAGGGTCCACGAGGACACGGTGGCCGCGTTGCTGGACGCGGGCGACGTGGTGGACGATTACGGCGCCCTGTCCGAAGAGGAAAAGCTGGAGGTGCTGTCGCGAGAGCTCCAGAACCCGCGTCCGCTGGTGAGCCGCCACGCGGACCTGCCCGCCGACGCGGCGGAGCTGATGGAGGTGTTCGGGGTCCTCCGGGCAATGCACGCGGTCGACCCCGACATCGTGGGCAGCTACGTGGTGAGCATGACCCACACCGTGAGCGATCTGTTGGAGCCGATGCTGCTGGCGAAGGAGGCGGGGCTCGGCGCGGTGGTCGACGGCAGCTACCGGTGCCCGCTCGACGTGGTGCCGCTCTTCGAGACGATCGAGGACCTCGACGCCGCCGACGACCGGATGGAGACGCTCTTTACGCACCCGGTCTACGCCGCGCAGCTGGAGGGGCGCGACGGCTTCCAGGAGATCATGCTGGGCTACTCCGACAGCAACAAGGACGGCGGCTACTGGATGGCCAACTGGGCGCTCCACAAGGCCATTCACGCGCTCGGGGTGGTGTGCGACGAGCACGACGTGGACCTGCGTCTCTTCCACGGGCGCGGCGGCACCGTGGGGCGCGGCGGCGGCCACACCTCACAGGCCATTCGGGCGCTCCCGCCGGTCGTCCACAACGGCCGCATCCGGATGACCGAGCAGGGCGAGATCATCTCCTTTCGGTACGCCCTGCCCGACATTGCGCGGCGCCACGTGGAGCAAATCGTGAACGCGACCCTCACGGCCACGGCCCGCGCCCAGAACACCCCGGCTCCCGAGAACCCCCTGCTGGCCGACAAGGTGTCGATGGAATCCGACGTGGTCGCCCTTATGGACCGCCTCGCCGAGGAGGGCATGTCCGCCTACCGCGAATTCATCGACGACCCGGAGGGGTGGCAGTGGTACACCGCGGCCACGCCCATCGAACACATCAGCCGCCTGCCCATCGCCTCGCGGCCCGTCTCCCGGGCCTCGGAGGGGGAGCAGGTCGAGTTCGAGAACCTGCGCGCCATCCCGTGGGTGTTCGCGTGGACGCAGACGCGCTACATCGCGCCGGGCTGGTACGGCACCGGCCAGGGCCTCGCTACCCTCCTAGAGAACGAGCCCGACGCCCGCGACACGCTCCGGGATCTGTACGAGAACTGGCCCTTCTTTCGGACCGTCCTCGACAGCGCCCAGCGCGAGATGGCCCGCGCGCGCCTCCCCATCGCCGAGCGGTACGACGCCCTCGCCGAGGTGGAGACGTCGTTTCACGCCCCCATCGTGGACGACTACGAGCGGGCGGAGTCCGCCATTCTCGAAATTACCGACCAGGCGGCCCTGTTCGACGGCAATCCGGTCCTCAAGAAGTCGATCGAGCTCCGGAACCCGTACACCGACGTGCTCAATCTGATTCAGATCGAACTTCTGAAGCGGTATCGGGCCAGCACGGACGACGCCGAACAGGAGGCCCTCCGCGAGGCCATCTTCCTGAGCATCAACGGCGTCGCCGCCGCCATGCAGAGCACGGGGTAGTGTGGGCGGGGGAGTGTGAGGGCGCGGGAACGGGGGAGTGCAGCAGGGGCATTCCGTGCCTCTTTCCCCCAGCGGCGTACGCTTTGAGCACGAAACAAGTGTGCGGCTCCCGATCTACAAGCGGCCCGTTTTCTTCACCCATCGTCCGGCGTGCCATGGCCGATCCCGACTCGACGCCCGACACCGGTGCTGCTTCGCCCGTCCGGTACGGGACGGACGCGTTTGACCGGGCCCTCCAGGCCCTCCACAGTGGCGAGGACGAGCCGTCTACGGCCCGCATTCTCTTCCACGGCGGCACGCGGGAGACGCGCCAGCAGGCCCTTGCGGCCCTCACCCGCCACACCACCGCCAACCTGCACCAGTTCCGGGTGCCGTCCCTGCTGAACGAGCAGCGCATGCAGACCCAGAACGCCCTGCGCAAGGCCTTCGACCACGCGGCCGAGGAGTCGGCGCTGCTCTATTTCGACGCCGCGGACGCCCTCTTTACGCACTCGCACGTCGACACGCCCGACGGCGACGCGGAGCGGGCCGTCCCCTCCACCGTCGAGTACTTCTTTGATCGCGTGCTGGCCTACGAGAATGCGGTCGTGATCGCCCTCCAGACGCAGCGTCACGTGGACTGGGCGGAGGAGCACGTCCATCTCGTCGTCCGCTTCGAGTAGGGACGAGCGCAGTCCGGGGCGGCGCGCACCCTCCCCTACGCGTCCGTTTCGTCCGGTGCCGGCCGGGGCAGGCGTACGACAAAGCGGCTGCCCACCCCTTTCTCGGTGTCGACGTCGATCGTGCCCTCCATCTGGTCGACGGCCTGTTTGGTGACGGCCAGTCCCAGGCCCGTTCCTTCGTACTCCCGCCCCTTGCCCTCCGAGGCCTGCTTGAACGCTTCGAAGAGGGTCGAAACCGCCGCCGGATCCATCCCCTGTCCGGTGTCCTCCACCTCCAAGACCGCCTGATCCTCGGCCCTCCGGGCCCGGATCCAGACCCGTCCCCCGTCGCCGGTGTACTTAACCGCGTTCGACACCAGATTGCGCAGCACGATGCGCAGCGCCCCCTCGTCGGCCCGCGCCCAGAGGGGACCCGAGGGCACGTCCACCCGCAGATCGATGCCGGCCTTTTCGGCCTGCTGTTCGAAGAGGGCCCCCGTGTCCGCAGCCTGCTCGGCCACGTTGAGCGGGGCAAGGGCGAGCTCCATCTCCTCGGCCTCCAGCTTCGACAGGTTCAACACCGCGTCGAGCGTCTCGAGCAGGCGCCGTCCCCCCTTCTCAATGAGGCCCGCAAATCGGGACACGGTGGGGTCCCCTCCGCTCACCTCGTCCCCGATCGCCTCCGCGAATCCGATGATCGAGGTCAGGGGCGTGCGGATCTCGTGGCTCATGTTGGCCAGGAAGGCCGACTTCATTTCGTTGACCTGCTCGGCGGTCTCCTTTGCCTCACGCAGCTTTTGCTCCCGGCCCAGGCGGTCGAGCACCACGGCGGCGTAGGTCACCAGCACCTCGACCAGGCGCAGGTTGAACGCGTCAAACGCGTCGTGTGACGTCTGTCCCATGAGCACGACCCCGTGCGTGCCCATGGGGGCGCAGGCCACCGAGCGCAGCCCGCCGTACGCCACGTCGTTGTCGAGGGCCTCTACGTTCTGCACCACCACGGTCTCTCCGGACCGGTATGCCCGGGCGCCGATGCTGTCCCCCCCAGCCGAGAGCGACTGGATCGTTGGCATCTGACCGGGGGACGCGATTGCGCCTTCGACCGGGACGAGCCGGCCGTCCTCCGCGAAGTCGACGCCCGCCAGGGGATAGTCGAACACGTCCTGGAGTACGTGCTGGATGCGGGTCGCGACCGCATCGGGGGTTTCGGCCCTCAAGAGGTGGCGCGTGGCCGTGTACAGCGACTCCAGTTTCTGCTGCCGGTCCCGCAGCGTCCGGGCCTGTTCTTTCTGTTCGGTGATGTCGGTGATGGCCCCGTCGTAGTATATGACCTCGTCGTTCTCGTCGCGGACTGTGGTGGCGCTGACGAGGCCGGTGAACGTTGACCCGTCCTTGCGCCTAAATTCCGCCTCCGCGGCGTCGATGTGGTCCTGTTCTTTCGTGATGCGCCGGTTCTCGCTTCGGGCGTCGGGGTTTGCGTACAATTCGATGGGGTCGATCTGTAGAATCGCCTCGACGCTCTCGTACCCGAAGATGTCGGCGAAGGCCCGGTTGGCGTAGACAAGCCCCTTGTTGGGGGTGGACCGGTAGATGCCGTCCGAGACGTTCTCGGTGATCGAGCGGAGCCGCGCCTCCCGCTCACGGAGCGCCTGCTCCATCTCTTTCTGCTCCGTGATGTCCCGAAACACCGTCTGCCCGGCCTGTTCTCCGTCGAACTTGATGGGGACCGTGTAGCTTTCGATAACGCGGCGCTCCCCGTTCAGGCCGGTGATTTCCATCTCCTGTGGGGCGGTCGACGTGCGCTCCCGATAGATCTTGCGGAGACGGTCCTCGAAGATCTCCTGCTGGGCCTGCTCCAAGGCAACGAAATCCCAGAGGGAGTGCCCAATCACGTCGTCCGGAGCGTCCGCGCCCAGAATCTCGGCCCCGGCCGGGTTGATGTAGCGAATGTCTCCGTCCACGGCGATGTGGAGCCCATCCTGGAGTTTCTCGACGAGACGCCGCCACCGTTCTCGGCTTTGCCGGAGCTGCTGCTCTTGCCGTTTCTGCTCGGTGATCTCGGTCACGGCCCCGTCGTAGTACTGCACCGCCCCGTCGGGCCCCCGAACGGTCGTGGCGCTCAGCAGGCCCGTGAAGGTCGTCCCGTCCGTGCGCCGAAATTCCACTTCGACCCCGGTGATGCCGTCATTGCGGTTCGACTGCTGAATGACCTGCGCCCGCTGGTCGGGATCGGCGTAAAAGTGGACCGGATCCGCCTCCAGGAGGGCATCCACGCTCCGGTACCCGAGCATGTCGGCGAGGGCCTCGTTGGCGTAGACGAGGCCGTCGTCGGGCGTCGAGCGGTAGATGCCTTCCGAGATGTTTTCGGTGATGGACCCGAGCAGGGCGTCACGGGCCTGGAGGGCCTCCTCGGTCTTCCGCTTTTCCTTCCGGAGTTGGCGCTCCTGCCTCTTGCGGTCGGTGATGTCGCGGCCCTCGGGAATCAGCATCGTAACCGACCCGTCTCCGTCGGTAACCGGCCGGATCGAGAAGTCGATCGTCCGCGTCTCGTCGGCCCCCTGGACGTCCGCCTCGTACCGCACAAACTCGCCCTCGGCCGCCTGTTCGACGGCGGCCCGGAGTTTCTGCTGCGTCTCTGGGCCCGTCTGCCACCAGTGCGTGTCCCAGAACGGCGTTCCGACGACCTCCTCCCGCTCCAGCCCGCCAAACTCGAGGGCCGTGTCGTTGGCTTCAACGAGAATGCCGTCGGGCGTTAGCAGGCCGGTGAACTGATAGGTATGGTTGAAGATGGCCTCGTACTGCTGCCGGGCCCGGTCCCACGCGTCGGCCTGGCGGTGCAGCTCCAACTCGTTGACGATCATCTCGGCGAGGCCCTTAAGCCGGTCGACGTCCGCGGGCGGCGGAGATTGGGCCTCGGTGTCCAGGACGCACAACGATCCAATCCGGTGGCCCTGCGGGCCCACCAACGGGGCGCCGGCGTAAAAGCGAATCCCGGGATCCCCCGCGACCCATGGGTGATCGGCGAGCCGGTCGTCGTCCGTGGCGTTCGTAACGACCGTCGCCCCCGGCGACCGCAGGGCCCGCGTGCAGAGGCGCGCCTTGATCCCGTCGCCCTCGTCCTGGAGGCCTGCATCGCGAAGCCCGTCGGCGGCCACGACCCGCGGCTGCCCGTTTGCGTGGAGGGTGCCGATTCCCATCGGGGCCTCAAAGAGACGGGTGGCGAGGTCTAGGACGCGGCCAAAGGAGCGCTCGGGATCCACGTCGGCCCCCGGATCGGCGTAGACCGCCGCGGGCGCGTTCGTGTCTGGACCCCAGCCGGCAGGCTCCGAGAACGAGGAACGAGAAAACGGAGCGGAGAAGGGCTCGTCTGACTCCATACTGGAGCGTGTGGGAGGGCGCGTAAGAAAGAGCTCTGTCGGACGATGCGAACGCTGGCCTGCCGACCCGCTGGGGGCGCCGGAAGCAGTGCGAGTTCTAAAAGAAGGACGAGTTCTTTCCTTTCAGAAAAGCAAAAGTTGTTCCCCGAACGCGCTCCGGCCCGGTCGAGGCCCCTGCCGGAGGGGCATTCGAAAATCGGCCGGCCCGAACGAGACGCCCCGTCGTCGTGCGGGTCGGGGGAGCGGCGGGTCGCTCCGCGTTGCTGCGCGCGGTACGCGGTTGGCCGTACAGGCAACGGTCGTTGGGGAGCAGGCGCGATTGACAACAGGGCCGATTGACAACAGGGAGTGCGGAAAACGAAGTCGCCCTTCTCAACCAGTTCCGGAGAGAAACAGGTCTTCTCCGTTCGAACGTCTTGTTGGGAACGGTCTCGTCCGCAGGCACGCCCGGCTCGTGATGGAAAGAGCCCCCGGACACCCCGCGAAGCATATTCTTTCAGCGTGGTGGGGAGGCGAACAGCGATGGCAGTTCCCTCCCCGCGCCCTTCTTGGAATCTTTGCGGCTCTTCTGAGACTCTTCGTTTGCGAGGCCGCCGTCGTCCTCTGTACAACAGTCCCAGATTGTTTGTAATAAGTCTAAATAAGAAGCAACCCCGCGCTCAGCTCCTTCCGATGCGCTTGCCCCTCCTTGCGATGCTTCTCACTGTGGTTCTGTCCTCGGGGGCTGTTCTTGGTCAGGACACCGATGAGCTCACCCTCCACGGGGTCGTTTCGAATGCAGACGGGGCTCCGCTACTCAACGCCACCGTGCGTGTCCAGGAGAATCACGTTGCCCTCACCGATACCACTGGCTACTACGAGCTTCGCGTACCGCGGAACGGCCTGCCGACCCGGATTGACGTAGAGGTGCGCTACGTGGGCAAGCGCACTCACCGGGCGACGCTGCAAGTTCCAGAGGATTCCAGTCGCCTGCGGCACGACGTCCGGCTTCCCGCCCTCGACCTATACATGGACGAGGTGACGGTGACGGCCGAGCGGGCACGGGAAAGCGTCTCGAACTCGACCTACATCATTGATCGTGCCGCCGTCGAGCAGTCCCAAGCGTTTACCCTTGCGGGTTTGTTGCAGCTCATCCCGGGGCAATCGATCACCAACCCCAGCCTGCAAGGGGCTCAGACGATCAACTTCCGCACCGATGCCTCCGGCCCCTACAGCCGCAACAACGCGTTCGGGGTCGGCATCTTCATGAACGGTCGGGAGATCAACAACAACGCGAATATGCAGGGGCTCAATCCGGTCGAGAACCCGAGAGTGCCCTTCCGGTCGTTGGAAGGCGGTCGATTTGGGGATCGGGAGTACGAGACCGGCGATACACCCGGCGGCGGCTTCGACCTTCGCGAAATTCCGGTCGGCAACATCGAAGAGGTCGAAGTTGTCCGGGGGGTTGCCTCGGCCGAGCACGGGGATATTCTTGAGGGGGGCGTTTTCATCGAGACGACGGCGGGCCAGTCTCCGTGGAACGCACACCTGCGCCGGTCGGGCGGCGAGTTCAACCTCGGTGTGAACAAGGGCTTTCAGATCAGTCCCCGTCACATCCTCAACGCCAGCCTCGACTATCTGCGCAGCAACGACGACCCACGAGATCAGATCAAGACTTTCAACCGGATCTCTTCGTCGCTACTGTGGACCTCCTACTACGGTTCTGATCGGGACATCCGCAACACCCTGTCCCTGTCGTACCGAACGAACGTGGACGGCTTTAAAATTGACCCCGACTTCGACACCCGGAAGCGCGTCTTCTACCGAGACCAACGGGTCTCTTTTTCGAACCGCCTCCGTTTGGCGGCCGAGAATGTACTCTACGACGAGATGACACTGTCGGCGTCGGGCAGCTGGGCGCGCAGCAAATCCCTGCTGAACGAGTACGTGAATCCCGGGGTGCAGCCCGGCAATGATACGAAACAGGAAGGGGTCAACGAAGGCTTCTTCATCCCGCCCAATTACCGTGGAAAACGGAAGATTTTGGGGGAGCCGGTTTCGTTGAGTGCGCGCCTGAAGCTGAATCGCGCCGTCCGGGTCGGGGACTGGGATCTAAACCTCGCCTACGGGGGCGACGTCAGCTTCGACGCAAACTACGGGGCAGGACGCCTCATCAATCCCCGTCGTCCCGTTCCCCGAAACATATCCTCCAGCCGGTCGACCTCGTTCGAGGCGAGACGCCCGGCTCTCGTACAGGGCGGGGCGTACGTCGAGAGTACCGTCTCGGGGACGATTGGGGGCCACAAACTTGTGAGCACCATCGGTCTTCGCGGCGATAGTCAGCACGGGTACGAGACCCTCTCTCCGCGAATCAACACGCGGTTTTACCTGACCGATCATCTCTCCCTGACCGGGGCCTACGGCCTGCAGGTGAAATCCCCGGGCCTGATCCATCTCTACCCCGGCGCCGACTATCGCGACTACGCCCTCCTCAACAGCTACACCGGAGACGTGGGCGAAAGTGTGTACCTCGCGTACACCCACGTCGAGCGGGACGTGACCGATAACGTGCAGCCGATGCGCTCGCGACGCCTGGAGGCTGGGCTGGAATGGTCGGCTCAGGGGACGACGATCAGCACAACGGCGTACCGCAACGTCACCGATAACGGCATTACCGTGCAGCGGAGGCCGGAGCACATAAACCTGCCGGTGTATGAGATGCAGGGACAGGGGGCGGATGGAGCGCCCGAGTTCGTCGACACCGGCGATACCGAGCGGGTCGTCTATCCACAGGGCTACGTCACCAATGCCCTCTACACCCGCAATTGGGGCGTGGAGCTGACCGCCTCCACGCCCAAGATTGAGGTGATTCAGACCTCCTTTTCCCTGAATCTCTCCTACAACCAGAGCTACTACTACAACCGGTCCAACAGCTTTAACGCCACCGATCCGGTGACGAAGCCGGAAAATGAGATTCGGTACGGCGTCTACCCGAATACCAAGCAAAAAAGCGGGCGGCTCCAGGGCACGTTAACCTCCACGCATCACATTTCGGATCTCGGACTGCTGCTGACGCTCCGCACCGAGGCGTTTCTGTACGACTACGAGCGGACGCTCGACAATTCAAATCGGGCCGTCGCCTACGTCAATGACGAAGCGGAAATCGTCCCGATTCCGGAAGGGGAGGTGGACGATGCGCGCTTCGACGTGCTGGACCGGGCCCCCTCGGAAGGCACCTTCCGACACTACCCCCCTTTTGCCTACTTCAATCTCCACGCCAATATTAGCAAAGACATTGGCAAGGCTGTACGACTCTCTTTCTTTGCAAACAATGTTCTCAATCTACGTCCCCGCGTGTGGAAGAATGGGCGTCCAAAAGAGCGGCTCAACCAACCGCCCTACGTGGGGATGGAACTCCGCCTTACTCTGTAACCGAGACAACACGTAGACCACGATGAACGCACTGCTTCGTACCCCCCTTCTGTACCTGTGTCTCCTGATCACCGGGGCCGTCTTCGCGGGCTGTGATTCCAATCCGTCCGGGGTAGAACCGGTCGACATCACCGTCAATCTGGCCTTCAGCGAGGGCTACGACAGCGCAGCGTCCGCCGGGACCCGGGTGACCCTGACCAACATCAGTTCGCAGGAAACCTTCGAGGCGGAGGTGACCGAGGAGGGACAAGCGTCCTTCCAAGACGTGCCGGCGGGAGACTATAACGTTTCCGCCGTGCTCACGCTCGATCGCCAAACGGTCTTCGAGTTGACCGGCAACTATCCCGACAAAGACGAGCTGTCGTTCAATGGCACCGTCAGCGACGTGCGAATTAACCAAAATACCGAGCCCCTCACGGTGGAACTCACGGCAGGCCGCCTGGGCGACTTGGTCATCAAGCAGATATACTACGCCGGTTCTGACATCATCGAGGGGGCCGGCTTCCGTGATCAGTATCTTTCGATCTACAACAACTCCAACCGCGACATCAACCTGGACGGGCTGTACGTGATGGGCGTGCACGGCAATAGGACCCCGGACGGTGAAAACAGCCAGTACTTGACCGAAGACGGGCAGTTCGACTGGAATCAGTCGGTTGGCATGCCGGACAGCGTCAACGCCAACGAGGACTTCCTCTACGCCAAGTACATCTATCAAATTCCGGAAGATGGAACGCCCGATATCTTGCCTCCGGGAGAGAGCGTGGTCATTGCACAGAACGCGCTCAATCACAAGCAGCCCTACGTCAACGCAGAGGGGGACACGGTTTCGGCCGGTGATCCGAGCCTGACGGTGGATCTCAGCGGGGCCGATTACGAGGTGTACCTGGCCGACCAAATCGATGACCCGCAGCCCTCGGACCTCGACAACCCCAACGTGCCGAATCTGCGCAGCATCTTCATCTTTGGGGACGACTTCATTCTCGATCCGCTTGGGCGAGATGCCTACGCCCTCTTCCGCACCGATACGCCCGCCAGTGACTTCGAGGCGTACGCCGAGCCGACGGAGCGGGACGTTACCGAAAATACGACCCTGTACCCACAGATCCCGACCGACTGGATTGTGGACGCCGTCG is part of the Salinibacter ruber DSM 13855 genome and encodes:
- a CDS encoding PAS domain S-box protein, whose product is MESDEPFSAPFSRSSFSEPAGWGPDTNAPAAVYADPGADVDPERSFGRVLDLATRLFEAPMGIGTLHANGQPRVVAADGLRDAGLQDEGDGIKARLCTRALRSPGATVVTNATDDDRLADHPWVAGDPGIRFYAGAPLVGPQGHRIGSLCVLDTEAQSPPPADVDRLKGLAEMIVNELELHRQADAWDRARQQYEAIFNHTYQFTGLLTPDGILVEANDTALEFGGLEREEVVGTPFWDTHWWQTGPETQQKLRAAVEQAAEGEFVRYEADVQGADETRTIDFSIRPVTDGDGSVTMLIPEGRDITDRKRQERQLRKEKRKTEEALQARDALLGSITENISEGIYRSTPDDGLVYANEALADMLGYRSVDALLEADPVHFYADPDQRAQVIQQSNRNDGITGVEVEFRRTDGTTFTGLLSATTVRGPDGAVQYYDGAVTEITEQKRQEQQLRQSRERWRRLVEKLQDGLHIAVDGDIRYINPAGAEILGADAPDDVIGHSLWDFVALEQAQQEIFEDRLRKIYRERTSTAPQEMEITGLNGERRVIESYTVPIKFDGEQAGQTVFRDITEQKEMEQALREREARLRSITENVSDGIYRSTPNKGLVYANRAFADIFGYESVEAILQIDPIELYANPDARSENRRITKEQDHIDAAEAEFRRKDGSTFTGLVSATTVRDENDEVIYYDGAITDITEQKEQARTLRDRQQKLESLYTATRHLLRAETPDAVATRIQHVLQDVFDYPLAGVDFAEDGRLVPVEGAIASPGQMPTIQSLSAGGDSIGARAYRSGETVVVQNVEALDNDVAYGGLRSVACAPMGTHGVVLMGQTSHDAFDAFNLRLVEVLVTYAAVVLDRLGREQKLREAKETAEQVNEMKSAFLANMSHEIRTPLTSIIGFAEAIGDEVSGGDPTVSRFAGLIEKGGRRLLETLDAVLNLSKLEAEEMELALAPLNVAEQAADTGALFEQQAEKAGIDLRVDVPSGPLWARADEGALRIVLRNLVSNAVKYTGDGGRVWIRARRAEDQAVLEVEDTGQGMDPAAVSTLFEAFKQASEGKGREYEGTGLGLAVTKQAVDQMEGTIDVDTEKGVGSRFVVRLPRPAPDETDA
- a CDS encoding TonB-dependent receptor, translating into MVLSSGAVLGQDTDELTLHGVVSNADGAPLLNATVRVQENHVALTDTTGYYELRVPRNGLPTRIDVEVRYVGKRTHRATLQVPEDSSRLRHDVRLPALDLYMDEVTVTAERARESVSNSTYIIDRAAVEQSQAFTLAGLLQLIPGQSITNPSLQGAQTINFRTDASGPYSRNNAFGVGIFMNGREINNNANMQGLNPVENPRVPFRSLEGGRFGDREYETGDTPGGGFDLREIPVGNIEEVEVVRGVASAEHGDILEGGVFIETTAGQSPWNAHLRRSGGEFNLGVNKGFQISPRHILNASLDYLRSNDDPRDQIKTFNRISSSLLWTSYYGSDRDIRNTLSLSYRTNVDGFKIDPDFDTRKRVFYRDQRVSFSNRLRLAAENVLYDEMTLSASGSWARSKSLLNEYVNPGVQPGNDTKQEGVNEGFFIPPNYRGKRKILGEPVSLSARLKLNRAVRVGDWDLNLAYGGDVSFDANYGAGRLINPRRPVPRNISSSRSTSFEARRPALVQGGAYVESTVSGTIGGHKLVSTIGLRGDSQHGYETLSPRINTRFYLTDHLSLTGAYGLQVKSPGLIHLYPGADYRDYALLNSYTGDVGESVYLAYTHVERDVTDNVQPMRSRRLEAGLEWSAQGTTISTTAYRNVTDNGITVQRRPEHINLPVYEMQGQGADGAPEFVDTGDTERVVYPQGYVTNALYTRNWGVELTASTPKIEVIQTSFSLNLSYNQSYYYNRSNSFNATDPVTKPENEIRYGVYPNTKQKSGRLQGTLTSTHHISDLGLLLTLRTEAFLYDYERTLDNSNRAVAYVNDEAEIVPIPEGEVDDARFDVLDRAPSEGTFRHYPPFAYFNLHANISKDIGKAVRLSFFANNVLNLRPRVWKNGRPKERLNQPPYVGMELRLTL
- a CDS encoding DUF4876 domain-containing protein yields the protein MNALLRTPLLYLCLLITGAVFAGCDSNPSGVEPVDITVNLAFSEGYDSAASAGTRVTLTNISSQETFEAEVTEEGQASFQDVPAGDYNVSAVLTLDRQTVFELTGNYPDKDELSFNGTVSDVRINQNTEPLTVELTAGRLGDLVIKQIYYAGSDIIEGAGFRDQYLSIYNNSNRDINLDGLYVMGVHGNRTPDGENSQYLTEDGQFDWNQSVGMPDSVNANEDFLYAKYIYQIPEDGTPDILPPGESVVIAQNALNHKQPYVNAEGDTVSAGDPSLTVDLSGADYEVYLADQIDDPQPSDLDNPNVPNLRSIFIFGDDFILDPLGRDAYALFRTDTPASDFEAYAEPTERDVTENTTLYPQIPTDWIVDAVETQPAPTDDQIPRKLQNRLDAGYTFVPGDFYSSQSVIRLLSKDQEDRSILEDTNNSEENFTFLEKATPRAMPPQTANTPTGTQRQRLRTKRERAISLDTFESRWAPRVNR